A window of Apium graveolens cultivar Ventura chromosome 8, ASM990537v1, whole genome shotgun sequence contains these coding sequences:
- the LOC141677140 gene encoding DNA-directed RNA polymerases IV and V subunit 2-like, with protein sequence MDVDYVSKESNDVLRGLNEVELKRFLKTAAQSFFKQYGLISHQLNSYNDFIRNGIQEVFDSVGEIIVKPLHDSSQYGDGEWRSASVKFGKVTFEQPKFYGGEKFPTDDGDCFVDMLPRHARLQNMTYAARMQVQVNFKVYNEKMVRSDNFGNDEHQYIEKVLSSESCTEMIIGKLPVMVKSDLCWMKGVNKGDCDFDHGGYFIINGAEKIFVAQEQSCLKRLYLACNPNWIASYRHTFIRKRVHVKLVDTSKIQQIVGRKVLIVSFLSEMPIWILFFALGVSSDRDVVNLIDVDAEDDTIVNILRASMREADKQCENFRRRGMALRYLEQQFKTCEYPPEESVEECIDKLLFPKLIGIKQKARFLAYMVKCLLKAYTGRRKLDCRDDFRNKRLELAYELLDRELKVHINHAKRKMIKNMQRDLDGDRTMNRIEHYLDCSIITNGLSRAFSTGAWSHPYKKAEKISGVVANLSRTNPLQSISEMRRTRQRVEYTGKIGGARYPHPSYWGKICFVSTPDGENCGLIKNLASTGLVSTSILEPFFDKLLDCGMEELVDDTSTSLHGKNFIFLDGELVGVCHDSASFVSKLRSMRRKKKVPSQVEIKRDAQQGEVRIFCDAGRVLRPLLVVRNIVKIKSINKGDYGFQSLLDNGIIELIGAEEEEDCCTAWGIEYLGTKNKEDLPVKYTHCELDMSFLLGLSCGLIPFANHNHAKRVLYQSQKHSHQAIGYSTTNPHIRVDTLTHQLYYPQKPLFRTMVFDCLGRPDCNVMPSRPEFYNGQCAIVAVNVHFGYNQEDSLVMNRASAERGMFRSEHIRSYKTDIYNEEAFSKPPKVEDLMKFGKIQSRVGRVDSLEEDGFPYIGASLRAGDIIIGKHAESGADQSLKLKHTERGTVHRVVLSANDEGKNFGLVSLRQVRSPSLGDKFSSMHGQKGVLGFLESQENFPFTSQGIVPDIVINPHAFPSRQTPGQLLEAALGKGIALNGIEKYATPFSTLSVDGIADQLHKAGLSRWGSERVYDGRTGEMIRSLVFMGPTCYQRLTHMAEDKVKFRNTGPVHPLTRQPVADRKRFGGVKFGEMERDCLIAHGASANLQERLFLCSDYSQMHICRTCKHTANVIQRTMRGKHKIRGPYCRYCESAENIVKVDVPFGAKLLCQELFSMGISMKFETQL encoded by the exons ATGGACGTGGATTATGTTTCGAAGGAGAGTAACGATGTTCTAAGAGGTCTAAATGAAGTTGAACTGAAAAGGTTTTTGAAAACAGCTGCTCAATCCTTTTTCAAACAATATGGCTTGATAAGTCATCAACTGAACTCTTATAACGATTTCATAAGAAATGGGATCCAAGAAGTTTTTGATTCAGTTGGCGAGATTATAGTAAAGCCTTTGCATGATTCATCTCAATATGGTGATGGTGAATGGAGATCTGCATCAGTAAAGTTTGGAAAGGTCACCTTTGAACAACCAAAATTCTATGGAGGCGAAAAATTTCCAACTGATGATGGTGATTGTTTTGTGGATATGTTGCCCAGACATGCAAGGCTTCAGAATATGACATATGCAGCCAGGATGCAAGTTCAGGTCAACTTTAAG GTATACAACGAAAAGATGGTCAGAAGCGACAACTTTGGAAATGATGAACATCAATATATAGAGAAGGTTCTTTCTAGCGAAAGTTGCACGGAAATGATTATAGGGAAGCTTCCGGTTATGGTGAAATCTGATTTATGCTGGATGAAAGGAGTTAACAAAGGTGATTGTGATTTTGACCATGGAGGTTATTTCATAATCAATGGAGCTGAGAAG ATCTTTGTTGCTCAGGAGCAAAGCTGCTTGAAGAGACTATATTTGGCTTGTAATCCCAATTGGATTGCTTCATACCGTCATACATTCATAAGGAAAAGGGTGCATGTGAAACTAGTGGATACTTCTAAAATTCAACAAATTGTAGGAAGGAAGGTTCTAATTGTCTCTTTCCTAAGTGAGATGCCAATCTGGATATTGTTTTTTGCGCTTGGTGTGTCCTCCGATAGAGATGTTGTTAACCTTATTGATGTTGATGCTGAAGATGATACTATTGTCAATATTCTAAGAGCTTCAATGCGTGAAGCTGACAAGCAATGTGAAAATTTTCGTAGAAGAGGAATGGCACTTAGGTATCTAGAACAACAATTTAAGACTTGTGAATATCCACCAGAAGAGTCTGTTGAAGAGTGCATTGACAAGCTTCTGTTCCCCAAACTCATTGGTATCAAGCAAAAGGCTCGTTTTTTAGCCTATATGGTGAAGTGTCTCTTAAAGGCCTATACTGGCCGCAGAAAATTAGATTGCAGGGATGATTTTAGAAACAAAAGGTTGGAGCTGGCCTATGAGCTTTTAGATCGTGAACTTAAAGTTCATATTAATCATGCTAAGCGGAAAATGATCAAGAATATGCAAAgagatcttgatggagatcgtACTATGAATCGAATTGAACACTATCTAGACTGCTCAATTATAACAAATGGGCTTTCTAGGGCATTCTCCACTGGGGCATGGTCTCATCCATACAAGAAAGCAGAAAAGATATCTGGTGTAGTGGCTAATTTGAGCCGAACTAATCCGCTCCAATCAATATCTGAGATGAGAAGAACACGTCAGCGTGTTGAATACACGGGAAAAATTGGCGGGGCTCGATATCC CCACCCTTCCTATTGGGGAAAGATATGTTTTGTCTCTACTCCAGATGGAGAAAATTGTGGTTTGATAAAAAATTTAGCCAGCACTGGACTTGTCAGTACGAGCATTTTGGAACCATTTTTTGACAAATTGCTAGACTGTGGGATGGAAGAGTTGGTCGATGATACTTCGACTTCACTTCATGGAAAGAATTTTATTTTTCTTGATGGAGAACTAGTTGGAGTTTGTCATGATTCGGCCTCATTTGTTTCAAAATTGAGAAGTATGCGACGCAAAAAGAAAGTACCGAGCCAG GTGGAAATCAAAAGAGATGCGCAGCAGGGAGAAGTCCGCATATTTTGTGATGCTGGGAGGGTTCTACGGCCTCTTTTAGTTGTCAGAAATATAGTGAAAATCAAATcaatcaacaagggagactatGGCTTTCAATCCCTTTTGGACAATGGCATTATTGAGCTTATCGGAGCTGAGGAGGAGGAAGACTGTTGTACTGCATGGGGAATTGAGTATCTGGGGACCAAAAATAAAGAAGATTTACCAGTGAAGTATACACACTGCGAACTTGACATGTCATTTCTCTTAGGCTTAAGCTGTGGACTTATCCCATTTGCGAATCATAATCATGCAAAAAGGGTTCTCTACCAGTCTCAGAAACACTCCCATCAGGCGATAGGTTATTCTACTACAAATCCGCACATTCGAGTTGATACTCTTACTCATCAGTTATATTATCCCCAAAAACCTCTTTTCCGAACGATGGTTTTTGATTGTCTTGGAAGACCTGATTGCAATGTAATGCCGTCAAGGCCCGAATTTTATAATGGGCAATGTGCTATTGTGGCAGTTAACGTTCACTTTGGTTATAACCAGGAAGATTCTTTAGTCATGAATCGTGCTTCAGCAGAACGTGGTATGTTTCGATCAGAGCACATCAGAAGCTACAAAACTGATATCTACAACGAGGAGGCATTTTCCAAGCCACCGAAAGTAGAAGACTTAATGAAATTTGGGAAGATCCAAAGCAGAGTTGGACGTGTTGACAGCTTGGAAGAAGATGGTTTCCCATATATTGGTGCAAGTCTGCGAGCTGGTGATATTATTATTGGGAAACATGCTGAATCTGGGGCTGACCAGAGTCTAAAACTGAAGCACACTGAAAGAGGCACGGTTCACAGAGTAGTACTCTCTGCTAATGATGAAGGAAAAAACTTCGGTTTAGTATCTTTGAGACAG GTTCGATCTCCATCTTTAGGGGATAAATTTTCTAGCATGCATGGGCAGAAGGGCGTCCTTGGCTTTTTGGAGTCGCAGGAGAATTTTCCTTTCACCTCACAAGGGATAGTTCCAGATATCGTGATCAACCCACATGCATTTCCTTCACGTCAGACTCCTGGTCAGCTTTTAGAGGCCGCTCTGGGTAAAGGGATTGCCCTCAATGGTATTGAAAAATATGCCACCCCTTTTTCCACTCTCTCCGTTGATGGCATAGCAGACCAACTCCACAa GGCTGGATTATCTAGATGGGGAAGTGAGAGGGTTTATGATGGCCGTACTGGTGAGATGATACGCTCGCTTGTGTTCATGGGCCCGACATGCTACCAGCGGTTAACCCATATGGCTGAAGACAAAGTCAAATTCCGGAACACAGGCCCAGTTCATCCTCTCACCAGGCAACCGGTTGCTGATCGTAAACGGTTTGGTGGAGTAAAGTTTGGCGAGATGGAGCGGGATTGTCTTATAGCCCATGGTGCATCAGCAAATCTGCAGGAGCGACTCTTCTTATGTAGCGACTACTCACAGATGCATATATGTCGAACATGCAAGCACACAGCAAATGTAATACAGCGCACAATGAGGGGTAAACACAAAATAAGGGGACCATATTGCCGTTATTGTGAGTCTGCTGAAAACATTGTTAAGGTAGATGTGCCTTTTGGAGCAAAGCTACTATGCCAAGAGCTTTTCAGCATGGGCATATCAATGAAGTTTGAAACCCAGCTTTGA